Within the Nitrospira sp. genome, the region GGCGTTGTACCAGTTACTCCAAATTTACGAGGCAGACTTCCGCAAGATCTTCAAGGTAAAGGCCGATTTCGACGTCGACGTGAGGCGCGATGAGCGACTCGATCGCCAGTACGCGCAATTCATCTCCCGTGTCTGTCGTGACGAGCGCCTTCCGCCTTTTGGCAAGGATGCCGTGGCCGAAGTGCTCCGTGAAGCCTTTCGGATGGCGGAGCGTCGGGATCGTCTCTCGCTGCGCTTCAGCCTCATCGGCGATTTGGTGCGCGAAGCGGCCTTCTGCGCACGCCGTGCCAATCGGCCGGTCGTCTCTCGCTCAGATGTTGAAACGGCGGTGGCCCAAAAACGCCGCCGGTCCGACATACTCGAGCACTGGGTGCAGGACGAGATTCGAGAGGGCACCTTGATGGTGGACCTGAGCGGGACCGTCGTGGGCCAGGTCAATGGGCTCTCCGTGCACGTGCTCGGCGACTACGCGTTCGGCAGGCCGTGCCGGATCACCGCGCGTACCTTCATCGGAACCAAAGGCGTTATTGACATCCAACGTGAGGCGGAGCTGGCCGGGTCTATCCACAGCAAGGGAGTCTTGACTTTGGCTGGCTTTCTCGCTGGGCAATTCGCCGGCACCCATCCGTTCGCCCTAAGTAGCACGCTGACTTTCGAGCAAACCTACTCCGAGGTGGAGGGCGACAGCGCGGCCGCCGCCGAGCTGATCGCGATCTTGTCGAGTCTGGCCAACGCTCCCGTACGGCAGAACTTGGCCATTACCGGATCGATCAATCAATTGGGCGAGATCCAACCCATCGGGGGAGTCAACGAGAAGATCGAGGGATTCTACGAATCCTGCTCGCGTCGCGGCTTCACAGGCGATCAAGGCGTGATCATCCCCGCGCGCAACATGAAGCATTTGGCGCTCAAACGGGAGGTCGTCGATGCCGTCGCCGCAGGTCACTTTTCGATCTACGGCGTCAATACGGTTGAGGAGGCGATTGAGCTAATGACCGGGATCCCTGCCGGCGAGTGCGACGAAAACGGACACTTTGCCGAACAAACGCTGTACCAACGGGTGGACCTTCGTCTCGAAGACATGGCCGACGTGGTTGCCGAGTGGAGCCAACCGATAGAGGCCGAAGCCCCCGAATCCGCCTCGCACGACAAGGCAACCATCGTGGGCACGAAGCGGCTGAGCCGGGTGCGTCCACCCCGATCATAAGAGAGGCGTGACATGCCGATGTACGATTTCAAATGTCTCGATTGTGGGAAGGAATCGCTGGTGCCTCTGACGTTGAAGGAGCACGGAGCCAAAAGTGCCCGTTGCCCGCACTGCGGCAGCGCACGCATGGAGCAAGTCATCACCTCCTTCGTCGCGCATACGGACAAGAAAAGCTAACCGCCCGAAAGCAGGATTGCGCGCGTGAAGCGAGCCGACCCCATGGCTGTGACCCAATCAGCCAGCATCACAATTCGGCCAGACGACGCGCTCGTCCTGGCCGACATCCAAAACGATTTTCTACCAGGAGGCTCCCTCGCGGTGCCGCGCAGCGACACGATCATCCCGCGTGTCCGCCTCTACCTCACGCGATTTCTCTCCGTACCGGCTCCGATCTTTCTCACGCGAGACTGGCACCCGCGCCACCACTGCTCGTTCAGAGCCCAGGGGGGACCATGGCCGGAGCACTGCGTGGCGGAAACCCGGGGCGCAGCGCCTCCTGAGGATTTATGGATTCCCGACGCCGCGGTGATCGTGCATAAGGCCACACGCGTCGACCAGGAGGTCTACTCCGCATTCCAGGGCACTCACCTCAACGAGCAACTGAAGGCTGTCGGCGCGCGCAGGCTGTTCATCGGCGGGCTGGCCACCGAATACTGCGTCCTCAATTCGGTCCGGGACGCGCGACGCCTCCGGTATCCCGTCTATCTCCTCATGGATGCGATCGGGGCCATCGATCGAAATCCCGGTGACGGTCTCGCCGCCGAACGCGAGATGATCGAACTCGGGGCCGTGCCAATTCGATTCGAGGATCTCACGACATGACGATCGGCACCAGTATCCTCTTAACCGACCTCTACGAACTCACCATGGCTCAGGTGTATGTGGAGCAGGAGATGCTGGCGACGGCGGTCTTCGAGTTCTTCATTCGCAAGCTTCCTTCCCATCGCGGTTTTCTGATGACAGCGGGGCTGGAGCAGGTCATCGAATTCCTCGAAACCCTCCGCTTCACCGAGGACGAACTTACATGGTTGGAGGGCACGGGCCGATTCTCCAAGCGATTCCTGGACTATGCCGAAGGGCTTCGCTTTTCGGGCGACGTCGATGGCGTGCCGGAAGGGACCGTTGTCTTCCCACATGAACCGATCCTTCGCATCACGGCACCGCTGCCCCAGGCCCAGCTGGTCGAAACTCGAGTGATGAACCTGCTCCATTTTCAAACGCTCGTCGCATCGAAGGCGGCCCGCTCGGTGCTCGTCGCCGCGGGTAAACCACTCATCGATTTTGGCTTGCGGCGCGCGCACGGCGCGGAGGCGGGTCTCTTGGCCGCTCGAGCCAGCTATCTGGCCGGATTCTCCGGCACCGCGACGGTACTGGCAGGACAACAATTCGGCATCCCGATCTACGGCACCATGGCGCATTCCTACGTGCAGGCGCACCGGGACGAACGTGACGCCCTTGCGCATTTCGCAGAAGCGCAACCGGAGCAGAGCGTGCTCCTGATCGACACCTACGA harbors:
- a CDS encoding regulatory protein; translation: MPMYDFKCLDCGKESLVPLTLKEHGAKSARCPHCGSARMEQVITSFVAHTDKKS
- the pncA gene encoding bifunctional pyrazinamidase/nicotinamidase — translated: MKRADPMAVTQSASITIRPDDALVLADIQNDFLPGGSLAVPRSDTIIPRVRLYLTRFLSVPAPIFLTRDWHPRHHCSFRAQGGPWPEHCVAETRGAAPPEDLWIPDAAVIVHKATRVDQEVYSAFQGTHLNEQLKAVGARRLFIGGLATEYCVLNSVRDARRLRYPVYLLMDAIGAIDRNPGDGLAAEREMIELGAVPIRFEDLTT
- a CDS encoding nicotinate phosphoribosyltransferase; translation: MTIGTSILLTDLYELTMAQVYVEQEMLATAVFEFFIRKLPSHRGFLMTAGLEQVIEFLETLRFTEDELTWLEGTGRFSKRFLDYAEGLRFSGDVDGVPEGTVVFPHEPILRITAPLPQAQLVETRVMNLLHFQTLVASKAARSVLVAAGKPLIDFGLRRAHGAEAGLLAARASYLAGFSGTATVLAGQQFGIPIYGTMAHSYVQAHRDERDALAHFAEAQPEQSVLLIDTYDTEAGARKVVELAAILNPRGISIRGVRLDSGDLAEHAHRVRRILDEGGLRHTQILASGNLDEYRVQSLVLGNAPIDSFAVGTAMTTSSDAPALDCAYKLQEYDGRPCRKRSEGKATWPGRKQLYRRYDADGFMAGDTVTLLDAPPPDGTPLLLPIMRGGRRLRSNGPLSDLRRHAATQLAALPVGLRHLHSPVSYRVEIADPIRSLAQLVDASA